From Cecembia calidifontis, one genomic window encodes:
- a CDS encoding DUF3817 domain-containing protein: MMKKLFNTSIGRLRILAILEGISLIVLVFIAVPLKHVWDIPGLSKSLGPIHGALFLLFVFNALRVGVEQHWKFKEITWKILVACFIPFGTFYIDYKILRKIDE, translated from the coding sequence ATGATGAAGAAACTTTTCAACACATCTATCGGACGTTTACGAATACTTGCCATATTAGAGGGCATATCATTAATTGTCTTAGTTTTTATTGCTGTACCCTTGAAGCACGTTTGGGATATTCCCGGCTTGTCAAAGTCACTTGGCCCCATTCACGGCGCACTTTTTCTGCTGTTTGTGTTTAATGCGTTACGTGTAGGAGTAGAACAACATTGGAAATTTAAAGAGATTACCTGGAAGATTCTTGTTGCTTGTTTTATTCCGTTTGGTACGTTTTATATTGACTATAAAATACTTCGTAAAATCGACGAGTAA
- a CDS encoding Fur family transcriptional regulator, whose product MLKMKRRNTPSKDAVLELLTRTGKAMSRDAIEKNIDVAIDRATIYRILNRFCEDGQVHKIVAEDGKQYFAVCIKCDDKAFPQNHFHFRCKKCNTIECLPQAVHFSVPEGYHVESINCVLTGICKDCAKAT is encoded by the coding sequence ATGCTTAAAATGAAAAGAAGAAATACTCCCTCCAAAGATGCAGTTCTTGAGCTATTGACCCGTACAGGGAAGGCGATGAGTCGTGATGCAATTGAAAAGAACATTGATGTAGCAATTGACAGGGCTACGATTTACAGAATACTGAACCGCTTTTGCGAAGACGGCCAAGTGCATAAAATCGTGGCGGAAGATGGTAAACAATATTTTGCAGTTTGCATTAAATGTGATGATAAGGCTTTTCCCCAAAATCATTTTCATTTTCGGTGCAAGAAGTGCAATACCATAGAATGCCTGCCACAGGCAGTTCATTTTTCCGTACCTGAAGGATATCATGTCGAAAGCATAAATTGTGTACTTACAGGAATTTGTAAAGATTGTGCGAAGGCAACTTGA